One window from the genome of Deinococcus fonticola encodes:
- a CDS encoding alpha/beta hydrolase family protein, whose amino-acid sequence MTVTASQAQTVSPTFAQRAALFHYDPNIKPSISDDGLERRDRISIRDITLQLSPDRPAMKAYLVVPDGSGPFAGVLWVHWLGDKNSDRSEFLEEAVTLARKGTVSLLVNAMWADPDWYPTRNVDQDYHQSIQQVIDLRRAFDLLAAQPGVDSQRIGFVGHDYGGMYGAVAMALDGRVRSAVLIAMTQSFTNWAFFVKQPTSKVEYLRQNAVLDLTDYLAQLKNVNVLGQFANGDPYVSRADSLVIMNALPKKGERKFYDAGHDMVSAAAQADRLAWLTRDLNLQP is encoded by the coding sequence ATGACCGTCACCGCTTCCCAGGCCCAGACTGTCAGCCCAACCTTCGCCCAGCGTGCCGCCCTTTTTCACTACGACCCGAACATCAAACCCAGCATCAGCGATGACGGCCTGGAGCGCCGCGACAGGATCAGCATCCGCGATATCACCCTTCAACTGTCCCCGGATCGACCCGCCATGAAAGCCTATCTGGTCGTTCCCGACGGCTCCGGCCCCTTCGCGGGTGTCCTGTGGGTTCACTGGCTGGGCGACAAGAACTCGGATCGCAGCGAGTTTCTGGAGGAAGCGGTCACGCTGGCCCGGAAAGGCACGGTATCGCTGCTGGTCAACGCCATGTGGGCCGATCCTGACTGGTATCCCACCCGGAACGTCGATCAGGATTACCACCAGTCCATTCAGCAGGTGATCGACCTGCGCCGCGCCTTCGACCTGCTGGCCGCCCAGCCCGGTGTGGACAGCCAGCGCATCGGTTTTGTCGGCCACGATTACGGCGGCATGTACGGAGCCGTAGCCATGGCCCTGGATGGCCGTGTCCGCAGCGCCGTGCTGATCGCAATGACGCAGAGTTTCACCAACTGGGCTTTCTTCGTCAAGCAGCCCACTTCGAAAGTGGAGTACCTGCGTCAGAACGCCGTCCTTGACCTGACCGACTACCTGGCGCAACTGAAGAACGTGAATGTGCTGGGGCAATTCGCCAACGGTGACCCTTACGTGTCCAGGGCCGACTCACTGGTGATCATGAACGCCCTCCCGAAGAAAGGTGAACGCAAGTTCTACGACGCTGGACACGACATGGTCAGCGCCGCGGCGCAGGCCGACCGGCTGGCCTGGCTGACCCGCGACCTGAACCTGCAACCGTAA
- a CDS encoding primosomal protein N', with translation MTPPAASPKPWLVVVPLPLGAVDFLPPHDWRNRDGRNRDGCGAVPVGCRVLVPWRGELVVGLVVGEAEPKGAHRLREVVHVLDRPENGGPWVNPGTVAGVMAWAHDSRIPAGLIWSDLLGVGWESDDFHRVRAVGGADLSMFAKKVPGADWTDAEHFAPALLDAVREQGLLEEAFTPRPRLKTVVQARELKDVPPAARTATVIQAMEPNRKLTPKQAHALSWLAAHGPADSLSAWAKGAEVSNGVVTNLLNAGAAEYAFVQAPPPAAWAWLRENGPVDTVAAWAQGADLSPTAAGALVARGWADSLRVEAPAPDLPAPATQVDIPLLDELPEAPVWRLHGGRAAERFRALAPRVSRLLGQGRGVLVVAPDHATLRRAWDGLSGLADVSGTRAVQVTGELKDVQRAETWRLIRSGAARLVIGSSHALVAPVSDLALVVVLEEGSDAHKLLSGSRAFIPDVARRISAAQDASCAFVGTAPAAESVPAPGKVLAPPRARVHVVDYANPPEQPELGPLSSVHLTPGDLGYPLSHDLARLLRQVQERGRQAALLAPRRGYSALLRCPNCEHTPHCKNCDVPLRFHQQTREMTCHQCGYHEPIPDRCDHCGERMWKAKGPGTEWIAQEVRRLLPGFPVYRLDKDHQDDLAPIYAGEGGVVVATQLLLSQDVPPNLALIGVTLADTWLNVSDFRASERYHRLLRHLLEWHPTRAPMLLVQTFQADHPALKVVVEGRDALAYPLAEERARKELGYPPHARLAQIEVTAREAARASAAAHELAAALHGAGATELEVLGPAPSPVARLRGVYPYHLFLRVRNDTRMGELLKVIDSRTWKARVRVDVNPRGGL, from the coding sequence TGCCGTGGCGCGGGGAACTGGTGGTGGGTCTGGTGGTGGGCGAGGCCGAACCGAAGGGTGCCCACCGCCTGCGCGAGGTGGTTCACGTGCTGGACAGACCGGAAAATGGCGGCCCGTGGGTGAATCCCGGCACGGTGGCGGGCGTCATGGCCTGGGCGCACGACTCGCGTATTCCCGCCGGGCTGATCTGGTCTGACCTGCTGGGCGTCGGCTGGGAGTCAGATGACTTCCACCGGGTGCGGGCGGTGGGGGGCGCTGACCTGAGCATGTTCGCCAAGAAGGTGCCGGGCGCGGACTGGACGGACGCCGAACATTTTGCCCCCGCGTTGCTGGACGCCGTGCGTGAGCAGGGGCTTTTGGAGGAAGCGTTCACGCCGAGGCCCCGCCTGAAGACGGTGGTGCAGGCGCGTGAACTGAAGGATGTTCCCCCGGCGGCCCGGACGGCCACGGTCATTCAGGCGATGGAGCCTAATCGGAAACTGACGCCCAAGCAGGCTCACGCCCTGAGCTGGCTCGCGGCGCACGGCCCGGCGGACTCGCTGAGCGCCTGGGCCAAAGGCGCGGAGGTCAGCAACGGCGTGGTCACCAACCTGCTGAACGCGGGCGCGGCAGAGTACGCCTTCGTGCAGGCCCCGCCGCCCGCCGCCTGGGCGTGGCTGCGCGAGAACGGCCCGGTGGATACGGTGGCGGCGTGGGCGCAGGGCGCGGATCTCAGCCCCACGGCGGCGGGGGCGCTGGTGGCACGCGGCTGGGCCGACAGCCTGCGGGTGGAGGCCCCCGCGCCGGACTTGCCCGCGCCCGCCACGCAGGTGGACATTCCGCTGCTGGACGAGCTGCCCGAGGCTCCCGTCTGGCGTTTGCACGGTGGGCGAGCAGCCGAGCGCTTCCGCGCCCTGGCCCCCCGCGTGTCGCGCCTGCTGGGGCAGGGGCGGGGCGTGCTGGTGGTCGCGCCCGATCACGCCACGCTGCGCCGCGCCTGGGATGGCCTTTCCGGGCTGGCGGACGTGAGCGGTACGCGGGCCGTGCAGGTCACCGGAGAATTGAAAGACGTACAACGCGCCGAAACCTGGAGGCTAATTCGCAGCGGCGCGGCGCGGCTGGTCATCGGCAGTTCTCACGCGCTGGTCGCGCCCGTGTCCGACCTGGCGCTGGTGGTAGTGCTGGAGGAGGGCAGCGACGCCCACAAGCTCCTGAGCGGCTCCCGCGCCTTCATTCCCGACGTGGCCAGGCGCATTTCCGCCGCGCAGGACGCCTCTTGCGCCTTCGTCGGCACTGCCCCCGCGGCCGAGAGTGTCCCCGCGCCCGGCAAGGTGCTGGCGCCGCCCCGCGCCCGCGTGCATGTGGTGGATTACGCCAACCCGCCCGAGCAGCCCGAACTGGGGCCGCTGTCCAGCGTTCACCTGACGCCCGGGGATCTGGGGTATCCCCTGAGCCACGACCTGGCCCGTTTGCTGCGGCAGGTGCAGGAGCGCGGTCGGCAGGCGGCCCTGCTGGCGCCCCGGCGCGGGTACTCGGCGCTGCTGCGCTGCCCGAACTGCGAGCACACACCGCACTGCAAGAACTGCGACGTGCCGCTGCGTTTTCACCAGCAGACGCGCGAGATGACCTGCCACCAGTGCGGTTATCACGAGCCCATCCCGGACCGCTGCGACCACTGCGGCGAGCGCATGTGGAAAGCCAAAGGCCCCGGCACCGAGTGGATCGCGCAGGAGGTGCGCCGGCTGCTGCCAGGGTTCCCGGTGTACCGGCTGGACAAGGATCATCAGGACGACCTGGCGCCCATCTACGCGGGGGAGGGCGGCGTGGTGGTGGCGACCCAACTGCTGCTCTCGCAGGACGTGCCGCCCAACCTGGCTTTGATCGGCGTGACGCTGGCGGACACCTGGCTGAACGTGTCGGACTTCCGCGCCAGTGAGCGTTACCACCGCCTGCTGCGGCACCTGCTGGAGTGGCACCCCACCCGCGCCCCCATGCTGCTGGTGCAGACCTTCCAGGCCGATCACCCGGCGCTGAAGGTGGTGGTGGAGGGACGCGACGCCCTCGCTTACCCCCTGGCTGAGGAACGCGCCCGCAAAGAACTGGGCTACCCGCCGCACGCCCGCCTGGCTCAGATCGAGGTGACCGCCCGCGAGGCCGCCCGCGCCAGCGCCGCCGCACACGAACTGGCCGCCGCCCTGCACGGCGCTGGCGCCACGGAACTGGAGGTGCTCGGCCCCGCACCCAGCCCGGTGGCCCGCCTGCGCGGCGTGTACCCGTACCACCTGTTCCTGCGCGTCCGGAACGACACGCGCATGGGTGAACTACTGAAGGTCATCGACTCCCGCACCTGGAAAGCCCGCGTGCGGGTGGACGTGAACCCGCGCGGGGGGCTGTAA
- a CDS encoding CGNR zinc finger domain-containing protein encodes MGFEGLTLLGGRLCLDFCNTAAYRATAQEQEFLKGGYADLLDWCIYAGTLSEPESTRLKGQAQNHPAQAQQTFRDALKRRATLYSLFHHLAQAEAIPPEFLQELNAAQQHAMSRRQLIRQPDGTFTWTWLPCTALSDVLDPIVASASELLVEGDLSRVRQCPGCGWLFYDSSRNRSRTWCDMQFCGNRAKARRHLAKIRTQTTPSANTGPGKA; translated from the coding sequence ATGGGTTTTGAAGGACTGACTTTGCTGGGCGGACGACTCTGCCTGGACTTCTGCAACACCGCCGCCTACCGCGCCACCGCCCAGGAACAGGAGTTTCTGAAAGGGGGTTACGCCGACCTGCTTGACTGGTGCATCTACGCCGGAACGCTCAGCGAACCCGAATCTACGCGACTGAAAGGGCAGGCACAGAATCATCCAGCGCAGGCGCAGCAGACTTTTCGAGACGCCTTAAAACGGCGGGCCACGCTGTATAGCCTGTTTCATCACCTGGCGCAGGCAGAAGCCATTCCCCCCGAATTCCTGCAAGAACTCAACGCGGCCCAGCAGCATGCCATGAGCCGTCGCCAGTTGATCCGCCAGCCGGACGGTACCTTCACCTGGACGTGGTTGCCCTGCACAGCGCTGTCAGACGTGCTTGACCCCATCGTTGCCTCGGCCAGCGAATTGCTGGTGGAAGGTGACCTGAGCCGCGTGCGGCAATGCCCCGGTTGCGGCTGGCTCTTCTACGACAGCAGCCGCAACCGTTCACGCACCTGGTGCGACATGCAGTTCTGCGGCAACCGGGCCAAAGCCCGCCGTCACCTGGCAAAAATTCGGACTCAAACCACCCCGTCTGCTAATACGGGGCCGGGTAAAGCGTGA
- a CDS encoding DUF790 family protein — protein sequence MLPTDLLRFRIKDGLALPYRVKPTPTNLKMAELVIATYEGNIGKRRLELKGQLAELEAGRQDWKAVRGMAHLLGNMSTFETGVSLEPGIVRARAFALAQGQPPSRRRAGELLEQLSRELPSPQPVTAQDVQEALYGDLEDQQLLTVFDPPTPAELCQRLELAYAQGMLYRAVNLIITARRNEPAHYKQILRYLKLFGLMATVEGDANHGFTLTLDGPMSLFQNTTRYGLAMAKFLPALLHVTKWDLSATLKPLKLAWLEEHDSEWSFQLTSEDGYVSHYKPPEEHDSALESGFTERFQKLDTPWQLEREVDLVPVPGSVILPDFRLVHPEGRSALVEIVGYWRPDYLRKKFDLLKKSGRQDVIVCISERLQLDKAGVDPSELGDRAVWFKGVLPPKEVLAVAERVAVMAA from the coding sequence ATGCTCCCCACTGACCTGCTGCGCTTCCGCATCAAGGACGGGCTGGCCCTGCCGTACCGCGTGAAACCCACGCCGACCAACCTCAAAATGGCGGAACTGGTGATCGCCACCTACGAGGGGAACATCGGCAAACGCCGCCTGGAACTGAAGGGGCAACTCGCGGAACTGGAGGCCGGGCGGCAGGACTGGAAGGCCGTGCGCGGCATGGCGCACCTGCTGGGCAACATGAGCACCTTCGAGACGGGTGTGAGCCTGGAACCGGGCATCGTGCGTGCCCGTGCCTTCGCGCTGGCGCAGGGGCAACCCCCCAGCCGCCGCCGCGCCGGGGAACTGCTGGAACAACTCTCCCGCGAACTCCCCAGCCCGCAACCCGTGACCGCCCAGGACGTGCAGGAGGCGCTGTACGGCGACCTGGAAGACCAGCAGCTCCTGACCGTCTTCGACCCGCCCACGCCCGCCGAGCTGTGCCAGCGCCTGGAACTCGCCTACGCCCAGGGGATGCTGTACCGCGCCGTGAACCTGATCATCACCGCGCGGCGCAACGAACCCGCGCACTACAAGCAGATTCTGCGTTACCTGAAGCTGTTCGGCCTGATGGCCACCGTCGAGGGGGACGCCAACCACGGCTTCACCCTCACGCTGGACGGCCCCATGAGCCTCTTCCAGAACACCACCCGCTACGGCCTGGCGATGGCCAAATTTCTGCCCGCGCTGCTGCACGTCACCAAATGGGACTTGAGCGCCACTCTCAAGCCCCTCAAACTCGCCTGGCTGGAGGAACACGACAGCGAATGGTCGTTCCAGTTGACCTCCGAGGACGGCTACGTGAGCCACTACAAGCCCCCCGAGGAACACGACAGCGCCCTGGAGAGCGGCTTCACCGAGCGTTTCCAGAAACTCGACACGCCCTGGCAACTGGAGCGCGAGGTCGACCTGGTGCCGGTGCCCGGCAGCGTGATCCTGCCCGACTTCCGCCTCGTTCACCCTGAAGGCCGCAGCGCCCTGGTCGAGATCGTGGGCTACTGGCGGCCCGACTACCTGCGCAAGAAGTTCGACCTGCTGAAGAAATCAGGCCGTCAGGACGTGATCGTGTGCATCTCCGAGCGGCTGCAACTGGATAAAGCCGGGGTCGACCCCTCGGAACTGGGCGACCGGGCGGTGTGGTTTAAGGGCGTGCTGCCACCCAAAGAAGTGCTGGCGGTAGCGGAACGGGTAGCGGTCATGGCCGCGTAA
- a CDS encoding SMI1/KNR4 family protein, with product MNFHSNVEIRDLGSLQTRDEQAEHLVVFSSVPEAYLELYRQYGAATLVFRGESGHVTYDIKHPIEAAEFYHLFLDDGRIPADLFPFAAGMGATTLYAGELKGKNGVYFCFDSYLGREEMEFVSSSLPALLMRGEGIERLIELER from the coding sequence ATGAACTTTCACTCCAACGTTGAAATTCGAGACCTTGGGTCATTACAAACACGCGATGAACAGGCTGAACATCTGGTCGTCTTTTCAAGTGTGCCAGAGGCTTACCTGGAGCTCTACAGGCAGTATGGCGCGGCAACGCTCGTGTTCAGAGGTGAATCTGGGCACGTCACGTATGACATAAAACATCCCATTGAAGCCGCGGAGTTTTACCACCTGTTCCTTGACGATGGTAGGATACCCGCTGATCTTTTCCCCTTTGCCGCTGGAATGGGAGCGACCACCCTCTACGCGGGTGAACTTAAGGGAAAAAATGGAGTGTACTTCTGTTTTGACAGTTATCTAGGGCGAGAAGAAATGGAATTTGTTTCATCCTCTCTACCAGCTCTTTTGATGCGGGGAGAAGGTATAGAGCGCTTGATTGAACTTGAGCGTTAG
- a CDS encoding helix-turn-helix transcriptional regulator, producing MSDWQSVQNPLAARLLIDPATRRVLAAFRGEGNTVTGAAHSLGLEPDAVLYRVRRGVRAGLLEVTGEQPRRGRRQKIYRLPLPLFVPGDLIPGGPDLLLHADEDAFTAKVRASRAAMLARGRWGLLVYPDETRVVTEISAPQQSAGTHEQLQTRQAPAIIDLHTPLKLTFEEAKTLQAQLWAIYQAQAERTGQDSNYLLRLTLYPAPY from the coding sequence ATGAGCGACTGGCAGAGCGTACAGAACCCCCTGGCCGCGAGGCTGCTGATTGATCCGGCCACCCGGCGTGTCCTGGCGGCTTTTCGTGGCGAGGGCAATACCGTCACAGGCGCAGCCCACAGCCTGGGGTTGGAACCGGATGCTGTGCTGTACCGCGTGCGGCGGGGGGTCAGGGCGGGCCTGCTGGAAGTTACGGGGGAACAACCCCGGCGAGGCCGTCGACAGAAGATTTACCGGTTACCGCTGCCGCTGTTTGTGCCGGGCGACCTGATTCCCGGCGGCCCTGACCTGCTTTTACACGCGGATGAAGACGCCTTCACCGCGAAGGTGCGGGCCAGCCGGGCCGCTATGCTGGCGCGGGGGCGCTGGGGTCTGCTGGTTTACCCGGACGAGACTCGTGTAGTCACGGAAATCTCTGCCCCACAGCAGAGCGCGGGTACCCACGAGCAATTACAGACTCGGCAGGCTCCGGCGATCATTGACCTTCATACGCCACTGAAATTGACCTTTGAGGAAGCGAAGACGTTACAGGCGCAACTGTGGGCCATTTATCAGGCGCAGGCTGAACGAACCGGGCAGGACAGCAATTACCTGCTGCGCCTCACGCTTTACCCGGCCCCGTATTAG
- a CDS encoding DEAD/DEAH box helicase family protein: MPRPVNLTLSRGTLVMYDAPDAVAPLFTWDARSQCYRAKGQAYRTVMETLMAAGIPVRDQAADFEKLTLPLARETPPYPHQIRGLNAWKKARRQGVVVLPTGGGKTFLAQLAMRDTPRSTLICVPTLDLMGQWYSGLLAAFPDANIGLLGGGSRDETPILIATYDSATRYAEELAGRYALLICDEVHHLPSDFYRTIAEMSLAPYRLGLSATPKRSDGREADLDTLIGPIVYAASPDELAGNTLAPYHEEIIKVRLSPNEQAKYDDLIRQRNDFLRQSNINISSIDGWKDFIRAGSTPQGRAAMLAHNQAKNLAYGTEGKLRVMEELLANHADERAIIFNRDNATVYRISREFLIPCITHETPMKERHATLEKFKAGEYQWLVTANVLDEGVDVPEASVAIVLSGTATERQYIQRLGRILRRSKNKHAVLYEVITEGTSEERVSQRRRGLDGQAFSEPDWENVNAPH; the protein is encoded by the coding sequence ATGCCCCGCCCGGTCAACCTCACGCTGAGTCGCGGTACGCTCGTCATGTACGACGCGCCGGACGCAGTGGCGCCCCTGTTCACCTGGGACGCCCGCAGCCAGTGCTACCGCGCCAAGGGGCAGGCGTACCGCACCGTCATGGAAACGCTGATGGCCGCCGGCATCCCTGTGCGCGATCAGGCGGCTGACTTCGAGAAACTGACCCTGCCGCTGGCCCGCGAGACGCCGCCTTACCCGCACCAGATTCGTGGCCTGAACGCCTGGAAGAAGGCCAGGCGTCAGGGCGTGGTGGTGCTGCCTACCGGGGGAGGCAAGACCTTCCTGGCGCAGCTCGCCATGCGCGACACGCCCCGCAGCACGCTGATCTGCGTGCCCACCCTCGACCTGATGGGCCAGTGGTACTCAGGACTTCTCGCGGCCTTCCCCGACGCCAACATCGGCCTGCTGGGCGGCGGCAGCCGCGACGAGACGCCCATTCTGATCGCCACCTACGACTCGGCCACGCGCTACGCCGAGGAACTCGCCGGACGCTACGCCCTCTTGATCTGCGACGAGGTTCACCACCTGCCCAGCGACTTTTACCGCACCATTGCGGAGATGAGCCTGGCCCCGTACCGCCTGGGCCTCTCGGCCACGCCCAAACGCTCAGATGGGCGCGAGGCCGACCTGGACACCCTGATCGGCCCCATCGTGTACGCCGCCTCGCCAGACGAACTGGCCGGGAACACCCTCGCGCCGTACCACGAGGAAATCATCAAGGTCAGGCTCAGCCCGAACGAGCAGGCGAAATACGACGACCTGATCCGCCAGCGCAACGATTTTCTGCGGCAGAGCAACATCAATATCTCCTCCATCGACGGCTGGAAGGATTTCATCCGCGCCGGCAGCACCCCCCAGGGCCGCGCCGCCATGCTGGCGCACAACCAGGCCAAGAACCTCGCGTACGGCACCGAGGGGAAACTGCGCGTCATGGAGGAACTTCTCGCCAACCACGCCGACGAGCGGGCCATCATCTTCAACCGCGACAACGCCACGGTGTACCGCATCAGCCGCGAGTTCCTGATCCCGTGCATCACGCACGAGACGCCCATGAAGGAACGCCACGCCACCCTGGAAAAATTCAAGGCCGGCGAGTACCAGTGGCTGGTCACCGCCAACGTGCTGGACGAGGGCGTGGACGTGCCGGAAGCCAGCGTGGCCATCGTCCTGTCCGGCACCGCCACCGAGCGGCAGTACATTCAACGCCTGGGCCGCATCCTGAGGCGCTCGAAGAATAAACACGCCGTGCTGTACGAGGTCATCACCGAGGGTACGTCCGAGGAGCGCGTCAGCCAGCGGCGGCGCGGCCTGGACGGGCAGGCGTTCAGCGAACCCGACTGGGAGAACGTGAATGCTCCCCACTGA
- a CDS encoding serine hydrolase domain-containing protein, with amino-acid sequence MSPLLPGLFKVCRALALMVASCASFPVGAATLSPPELAAIDTYVVREMKAHRVPGVSLAIIQPGGVTFRQYGQAGQPLTPRTTFVLGSMSKSFTALAVMQLVEEGKVDLTAPVQRYLPEFRVADEAASQRITVAQLLNHTSGLPAQVAATQHLGTLAEHLPALSNVKLQHPPGTQHTYSSVGYQVLGVLIERVTREPYGEVIQHRIFDPLKMTHSFTDGTHALNLASGHRYWFGFPVAANLPFERDRLPTAGLISSAADLATYLQALMQEDGIPGVISRQGLKRLFTPTAPGDGFSYAMGWRVSIWPDRQGQNTRVIHHGGVLPHYRGKLVMLPDLKAGVVVLTNASTALPFPLAATSHRVADGLARSLLGQPLPSQTLNLSMMYLVVTLAAALVLWAELRKLLGLKRWRVPAQERPRAALSREIAWELLGLIALLIGVPLLMRVTWSEMLRSSPDLAWWMLTLAGLNAAGTAYKLRITTRRRAPVTRP; translated from the coding sequence ATGTCGCCCTTATTGCCAGGACTGTTCAAGGTCTGCCGTGCTCTGGCCCTGATGGTGGCTTCCTGCGCTTCTTTCCCGGTAGGCGCAGCCACCCTATCCCCGCCTGAGCTGGCGGCTATCGACACCTACGTGGTGCGGGAAATGAAGGCGCATCGCGTGCCGGGCGTCTCGCTGGCCATCATTCAGCCGGGTGGCGTGACGTTTCGCCAGTACGGTCAGGCGGGGCAGCCACTGACGCCCCGGACGACATTCGTCCTGGGTTCCATGAGCAAGTCCTTCACGGCGCTGGCGGTCATGCAACTGGTCGAGGAGGGCAAAGTGGATCTGACCGCCCCGGTGCAGCGTTATTTGCCTGAATTCCGGGTGGCAGATGAGGCCGCCTCCCAGCGGATCACGGTGGCGCAACTGCTGAATCACACCTCTGGCCTGCCCGCCCAGGTGGCCGCCACCCAGCATCTGGGCACGCTGGCCGAGCATCTGCCTGCCCTGAGCAACGTGAAGCTTCAGCACCCACCTGGCACCCAGCACACGTACTCCAGCGTGGGGTATCAGGTGCTGGGCGTACTGATTGAGCGCGTTACCAGGGAGCCTTACGGTGAGGTCATTCAGCACCGGATTTTCGACCCGCTGAAGATGACGCACAGTTTCACCGATGGCACGCACGCGCTGAATTTAGCCAGCGGTCACCGTTACTGGTTCGGCTTTCCGGTGGCCGCCAACCTGCCGTTTGAACGGGATCGTCTGCCCACGGCGGGCCTGATCAGCAGCGCGGCAGACCTGGCGACGTACCTTCAGGCGCTGATGCAGGAAGATGGCATTCCCGGCGTCATTTCCCGGCAGGGCCTGAAGCGATTGTTCACGCCGACTGCGCCAGGTGACGGTTTTTCTTACGCGATGGGCTGGCGCGTCAGCATCTGGCCTGACCGTCAGGGCCAGAACACGCGGGTCATTCACCACGGCGGCGTTCTGCCGCACTACCGGGGAAAACTGGTCATGCTGCCTGACCTGAAGGCGGGTGTGGTGGTGCTGACCAATGCGTCCACGGCGCTACCGTTTCCCCTGGCGGCCACCAGTCACCGCGTGGCGGATGGCTTGGCCCGCTCGCTGCTGGGCCAACCGCTGCCCTCGCAGACGCTGAATCTTTCAATGATGTACCTGGTGGTCACGCTGGCCGCTGCCCTGGTTCTGTGGGCAGAACTCCGGAAACTGCTGGGCCTGAAACGCTGGAGGGTCCCCGCACAGGAACGACCTCGGGCCGCGCTCTCGCGTGAGATCGCTTGGGAGCTTCTGGGCCTGATCGCCCTGCTGATCGGCGTGCCGCTGCTGATGCGGGTCACCTGGTCGGAAATGCTGCGAAGTTCACCCGACCTGGCTTGGTGGATGTTAACGCTGGCTGGTTTAAATGCGGCTGGAACGGCCTACAAATTGCGGATAACCACACGAAGAAGAGCACCAGTTACGCGGCCATGA
- a CDS encoding WD40 repeat domain-containing protein: MRRMLLFLTVAQGFALAADVTPLWEAAQVTLPYSVQSVALSPDGKTLVVGTFRDVGLYDPVTLKRLRELPGGDGGGWGATFSQAGKLAVAGVSEGAFVWNDLSKAPQKFTSPGGRVFGLAWSPDGQKLALGDAGGHWRVEPGGPSGQLKGDVMAAVWSLDGQTLFLSTGQEDSAVYALNARTGQQLWRQQNVPKTHVRRPGYGLDEVNGLTLSPDGKRLACAHQDGRVLLRDPASGRLLKVLEGGQDTRWTAFTPDSSQLVAVGEDGGIHVWDVKAGKQLAQAQVNQELWWVTVTPDGQFSLTAGEDTHVRQWRLP; encoded by the coding sequence ATGCGGAGAATGCTGTTGTTTCTGACCGTGGCCCAGGGTTTCGCCCTGGCGGCTGACGTTACACCGCTCTGGGAGGCAGCTCAGGTCACCTTGCCTTACAGCGTGCAGAGTGTGGCGCTCTCGCCGGATGGCAAAACGCTGGTGGTGGGCACCTTCCGGGACGTGGGTCTTTATGATCCGGTCACCCTGAAACGCCTGCGCGAACTTCCCGGTGGGGATGGGGGTGGCTGGGGCGCGACCTTCAGCCAGGCCGGAAAACTGGCGGTGGCGGGCGTCAGTGAAGGCGCATTTGTGTGGAACGACCTGAGCAAAGCGCCGCAGAAGTTCACGTCACCGGGCGGACGGGTGTTCGGGCTGGCGTGGAGTCCAGACGGGCAGAAACTGGCCCTTGGGGATGCGGGCGGTCACTGGCGCGTGGAACCCGGCGGCCCTTCCGGGCAGTTGAAGGGGGATGTCATGGCCGCCGTGTGGAGTCTGGACGGCCAGACCCTGTTTCTGAGTACCGGGCAGGAGGACAGCGCCGTGTACGCCCTGAACGCCCGTACAGGGCAACAACTGTGGCGGCAACAAAATGTCCCGAAAACGCATGTCAGGCGACCCGGCTACGGCCTGGATGAAGTCAATGGCCTCACCCTTTCGCCGGACGGCAAGCGGCTGGCCTGCGCCCACCAGGACGGGCGGGTGCTGCTGCGCGACCCGGCTTCCGGACGACTGCTGAAAGTGCTGGAGGGGGGGCAGGACACGCGCTGGACAGCTTTCACCCCTGACAGCTCGCAACTGGTCGCGGTGGGCGAGGACGGCGGCATTCACGTCTGGGATGTCAAGGCGGGTAAGCAGCTTGCCCAAGCACAGGTGAATCAGGAACTATGGTGGGTCACCGTGACCCCGGACGGACAGTTCTCCTTGACCGCTGGCGAGGACACGCACGTGCGCCAGTGGCGTTTACCCTGA